From the Lytechinus variegatus isolate NC3 chromosome 5, Lvar_3.0, whole genome shotgun sequence genome, the window AGGGtgatgaaacaataataattggCGTCTGACGTGCTAGcctagtagtggtggtggtgatgatgatgatgatgatgatgatgatggtgatgatgatgatagtgctattgatgatcatgatgttgatgattttatataatcatgattacaatcatCACTTATTTACCATTGTGACTATACTTGATGTATGATCACTATCATCAAtataccaccatcaccatcaccaatgTATAATGATATCTTGCCTATAGTCACATGTTTCTTCATCTCCTAATtacaaaatgtaaacaaaccaagcgaacattaattttgtttgaataaGGACTTTCGTTTGGCTCTATTGATAGAAGGTAAAATGGTTTCAGGCAAGGGTATAGAATTTCTGTGTTGAAATCTTAGTCAATAtcaaataacataaaatttcGAAATGGAACCTTTTTATGAAATTGACACTGATAACAtaattatcttttcttttattcacagTAACGTTGCTGTTTGCCATTTCTACCGCAATAGCAGTTGCCATTTCAGTCAGtcttttcatctttatttgttGTTGCATGCGAGCTCGGAGGACACAGCGACGACAGAAACGTCGAGAAAAACTAGAGCGAGCTCTGGCCGTCACACCCTTGAGATCGGACTTCTTCAAGAAAGGAGACGAAGATTACCCGAAGACAATCCAAGTGCCTCGACAGGATCCGGTCGATGATAGCCCTTTCAGTGATGTACCGACCGATGATCAGGGGATTGAAGCGACTGACCAGGCTGATTGTGATAACTACGGACGCTCCCAGTCATGGGCGCCGATGACCTCGACGAACTTGATTGCAGTAGATCCTCAAAGAAGACAGACTTTGGCCGTGGTTTCActctctccttcttcttctgatTCATCACTGGCTTCGTGCAGCTCAGAGAATGACCTTGAACAGCTCGGGCGTGATTCCGAGTGGACAGTTTACCAAGGAGGCAACGAAAAGCCGGTTGTAAACTTTTCTCTATATCACTCGACACAGGACCGTACTCTCTTCGTCTGCCTCAAGTCTGTTTCTGGATTGGCGAGGAAATACTACCCAGGATGCACTTCGTTTCTCAAGGTCAGCCTCCTGCCAAAGTACAGAGATGGATTTCGCACAGAGATGGTCCGTAAATCGCTGAATCCTCATTTCAATGAATCCTTCCAGTTCTGTAAGTTGACTCCCGCAGAGGTCCAAGGCAGCTTCCTGAAGATTAAACTGTATGTGAGGGAGAAGTGGAACAGGAAGGATCGCTTTAGTGGAGAGGTCTTTGCGGAGTGCCATCAACTTCTAACAAAGAGCGACAGCCTTCTAGAATTTCAGAGGACATTCAGTGTGAAAAGAACCAAGCTTCCGAAGAAAAATCTTAAAAGGGTAAGTTTAACATGACTCAAGGGGATGGTTGAAGCATATGGGTCAAAATAATAGTAGTCTTATATAGAATGTGGCCCTGAGCTGCAGCGATGAAAAATACTCATATTTCGTAAGTTGGTGAGGAAGTTAATACCCCTTCCAAACTGCTCCGATCTCTCGTATTGAAAGGTGATAAACACTTTAACCGttgccttttttttggggggggggggtgaaaagaTGTAATTGGGAACAGATATGTATAGGGGCTGTGGTTATAgttattatatacatattttatttgtcGATGTGAGTTCCACTTCTCATCCAAGTTCATAAACCAGTCAAGGAAAACATAAACATACCATTAACATCTATCGACAATAATGTTCTACCAAATATTATCACTTCGAAACTGATGTCCAGCTTCATTTTCCCAAGATTGATTCACTTCATACTATACCAGCCCTCACTTCCATGCATGAAACAGATGAGATCTAAATCCACATCAGAAGCTACATCCAATCGGCCATACCTTGGAGATCTCTTTGTAGCCTTACAATATCAACCTCAAGCAGATCGATTGAAGGTGATGGTGAGGAAGGCTGAGAATCTATTGGTTGACAGCGTCCTTCCTGGTTCTGGAGGTGAGTTTAGGATTTTGGGCGGGTGTGCAGGCGCGTAGCCATGGGGCAGTGGGATGTTGCCCCCAAACGCCCCCtctcaaaaaaaaagagaacgaGGAGAAGCGAAGGGAGAAAAGGtgctttttcatcattttttcagCAGTACAAAATTTTacacgaaatatcatatctatCGAATTTGacacatcaattttttttctctgtgaaAGGAACAACTTTTcatattccttatttttttcgcAGGAGCTGGGAACTGTCATTCTTCAACTTGCCTGCACATATCTACCATCTTCTCCGTTTTGCGCTGTTTATTTCGATGTCAATAATGTTTCTGCATACCACCTAATGAGTTCAAGAAACAACGGGTCTCCCTTTTTCCTAAATTCGATAAATCACAAAAGTTTCTGCACTCTGCCAAATAAAGGGGaatcttttcacaatatttcgcACTCAGAATGGTTCCTCGTAACTCACCTTTTTAATCATAGGAAAGTAAATTGAATATATGTGCATCCTGTTTAAACATAAATGAAACATCCGAATGTAACTATcttaaatttcaaatcaaatcaaactttaATTTTCAGATATCTACGTCACTGTGCGCCTGATGAAGCATGGTGAGATAGTAGATGAATACAGCACTCAACGTCGTTCTGGAACCAGTCCTATCTGGAACCAACCATTCCTCTTCCATCCTAAACAAGATGAGATCGAACAACATTCCATCCTCCTTGCCATCAACCGTGGTCGACGACTAGCAACCGACGTGATGGTGGGGAAGATTGAAATCGGAAGGCAGTTCGGAGAGACGGGCGTGGCGCATTGGACGGAGATGCTGCAACCACGGGGATTGGAGGTCGCTAAGTGGCATCGAATCAAGCCACCTTTCAGTTAAGAGTAATCAGGATTTCAAATCTAGTTTGGTAGTTGTAACAAATTGCCCTTTTGAAGGATAAACTATTCTGATTCGGTTCAGAGGAACTTTAAGACCTGCAAGACAACGTTGTCATAGAATGCCGCCATTCGTTACTTGCTTCAATTATTGTGGAGTCTGATAGCAAAGAAAACTCTTTTGGGGTTATTGAAAGGCATTATTTGGACATTGAATATGTTAATGCTGATTTTCTGTTTTGCACGACCATGACGACGATAAAGTGGTACAAATATCTCATCACTATTTGACGCCATGCGTCAGAGCTCGTATACAAAACTGTAACAGTTTTCTATAATCTCGCAATTACTTTATTGTTAATGATGTATTACGATATAATACGGTGTATATAGAAATACAGGCTCATATAATGTGGATTGTGAAATAACATTAAAACAAGCCATGATTAAAGCAGAGAAGTACGTGAATATTATAACATTACTTtcaccacattttttttctcattcataACTTCATAATGATCAATAGACTTTATTGCATACAAGAACATCTACAGTGAGGTAAAGTACTTATACCATATTGCACATCACGATTTAGACTTTTAGCGGACCTCACGAAAATTACAATCATTTGCGCGATAACGGATGACACCCACCCGCCCAGATGGGAAGAAGAGCGAAAGGAGTGAAGACAACTAGTGAATGAATGGAAAGGAGGGcgacaaaaatatatatttctaaggAAGATCTACTTTTGCTTGGACGGACATGGCCCTGTGAAATGGGGGTGTTGGTTTCCCTTTAGTGGTGCTGCGTGTATCATTTTCCtcaggcagcaccccctggaattctggtagcTGTGACGAAAACCTTCATTTACTagtaacacttttttttcttgtcaatgtTCTCGGGACCAAAATAACCTTTATTTAGTATTGAAACTTGATTcttccttgtcaaatttcttgagaCAGATCTTCATGTTTTCGCTTGTCAAATCAGCacccttgtaaaaaaaatcgttttcagTGCCATGTAGACAGTCCTCTTTTTCTGTACCTCTATCATAAATGACACCTCAAAATTGCAAACAATTACTCTCACAAGAAAATCGTATTATATCAACACGTTTCAACCAACATATGACAATAGGTCAGTTCTCCCCATCTCTAATATCTTACCATTTATAGTGAGTTATTATCTTTTTCTTTACGCTTGaatccaacccccccccccacattccAGAAGGGGGGCATAAGGGCCATTGTCTCACAGATAAGAACTGTGAATGATTTTATACTTATTCCAGAAATACTTATTTTTGTACTGTCGATTTTTCCTTTGCAGGTATATTCAATAGAGAATAACGTAAATTATTCgacatctactgtagatatcTCATTATtaatacacacatacatgcaCACATCAAGTAGAGGGCAAGATTTGCAAAACAATTATATCATGGTAGATGAGGTACTAGGATGAAGTATTTCATTTCgaaatgaattatatatatgtatgtatagatcataaattatgtatataatatgtatacatCATACTTTTAGGGATCACTTCtatagtaggcctatgtatCGTTCTCTTACGACAGTAAGAGAACATggatggagcgttgtggcccagtggattagtcttctgatttttaaacagagggtcgtgggttcaaatcccagccatggcgtaatttccttcggcaagaaatttatccacatcttggtgcactcaacccaggtgaggtaaatgggtacctggcaggaatttattccttgaaatgccaccacGCTGTAAAAGCCTGcagagctaaagccagggtaatatatcACAttgggacgcatttggcagtgatgtGCACTACAtgagcatgttggtattatccttattatatgtatatttaagCTGTTTGTAATCACttgtatattgtttaatgtaaCCAAAAAGTATATTACCTTAATGCCTTGACAAACCCAACATTTTTCTCGCTAGTAATTTCTTAAAAATGAATCTCagaaaaattgtatttaatCAAATCTATGATAACTAGGTTTTCTATCAGTATTGGACAGCGATGTAGTATATCAGGGACAATACTAGATCacattatacatacatgtaatacccCCAACTAAGTCTGCATCCATACATAACCTGTTGTGAGTACTATCAGTCAAAAGTCagaaatttcaaattgttttgtagCATGCATAGAAATAGAATCGTGTTGTAAAAGATCTGATTTACCTCTCACATACccacaaaataaatatcattcGATTTATTCATAAGATTTCTTGGTATTGGTTGTATTCTGTTTCAAAATTTAGAGGCCTAAGGGGGAAGGGGTGAGCTAGATTTGGTTCTGACATGGTTGCCACCACCGTATACTAACATAAACTTGATTTTTAAAGTATATCTTTATGACTCTATGGTCAAACAAATATGTACAGTGTACTTTGATACAATTTATTCTTGAAAGATTTCAAGCTACAAAAGACAATACAGAAAGTTTTCTCTCTCATCCCCTCTCCTTTCCCTTCTGTCTCCTCACTCCTTCACCCTGCCCTTGcctatctccccctctctttccctATCTTTCtacttctctctctcctatctactatccccccccccccttccataaatatcttattcctctctttgatttttcatcatttgcatatttcagTTTCAAAACACACTAAAAACATAAACACATCAATGGAGATCATTGAAAGTACATGCATTTGTGTTGGAAAGGGAAAGGTTGATCATTGTGgcaagaattaataaaagagcGAGTAATCAGATGTAACACAAAATACAGCAAATGATGCCAAGCCATCCTTTCCTGCATTGTTATGTTGTGTGACATCTGAAATCTAACATTTCTCACGTCGCCACAATGTATCTTTTATGACAAGATACAGTACTTAAATAATGTCAATTGAATTAACCAGAGAGAGGATCTATGGAAGTATCTACTGTACATATAAGAATATTATAAGGGTCCGCCATCAAAAATCATGTAACTCTAATGATAATTGTGATACTATGACTTATGTCATAATTTGACTcaatgtcaaatttattttcatctcatcaataaatagacaaaaagtataaaaagcatacatgaaaaaaacaaagtcCCTTGATATGTGACTTACAGACCCCATGACTGCTGTTGAAATGCATCCACTTCCAaccaattttgtcatttcctcTGGTGTCTTGAATATGTAATATTACagaaaatttacaattaattcaatttcttGATCTAGTTTGACATGTTAAAGCTCAATAGCATTGCATGGTTAATAATGATAGCAATAATAACTGGATTCATTTACTGCTTTTTGTCACATGGTACAAAGTGCAACATAGAGAAGCCTGGAGGTGTGTCCATGCGGCCGAGCAAGACCAACAAAAGGtctagaaatttaaaaaatatgctcTCATTATTACACTCCTAGAAGATTCATCTCATACCATTTCATTTGTTACAATACATTCATCAAGAAAACTGATGAAAGATAGCCTGTTTAGAAAACTGTGGACTGAAATCCTTATTTAGACTGGATTTAGAATTGGCAGAACTTGTGAGAATAGTACTGGATATATCAATAGAATCATAATTGTatgctgataatgatgaagaagaatgctGCTGCTTTTTGAAATATAGTACTTAAAGATTGTTGCAGTAACAATCTGCtgcaaaaatgtattttgtttagtCTCTCAAAAATCAAATGGAATTCACCTTCATTTGTTCACATCTATGTGTGCAAACTCAATGGCCAAGATGAATATCTCTCAATCACTTGTCTTTGTCAAAGCATATACATGATACTAGTCATTTTGTCTGTTCACTATTCAACTTAAGAAGGAAATTTTCAACAgtattttattgcttttatCTTCTTACTGACTCgataaaaaaatcactattCCATAACATTTCAGAGGGCCTACCAAAACTCTAATACTTTCTCAATGCCTTGAATCATAATCAAAGGACTGAAACTCCAGCCTCTCATATCACAAACCAAGTAATTTTCAGTCTGATCTCTGAATTTCATTGCTAAAAACGATTGAGTGATCACATTTGAAATTGAGTGATCACATTTGAAATTGAGTATTAAGAAACAACCTTCACACAGCAAGAACCTAGACCTGGTAACATAACACTACACATTAAATTTGCTTTCGGTCAATCACATTCCATGATTTCAGAAGCTTATACCATGTTATTGCAGgattgttttatgaaacatggGCCTCATCATCGCTGAGTTCACAAAGTGGCATAAAGTCCCAAAATCATGTGAAAAGTCAATTTTATGTTTCTTTCAGTTTTAGTATTCTCTAGCTGTGATCGATCATTTCAACGAAATTTAGAACTCAGTTTTCTCtaattaatttgaaaatcaaagtGAAACAGCGACACTAGCATCAAAATCCTTTGTAAAAAAGTCCATTAAGTGGCACACAGGTGCACTCCatttccacacacaaaacactTGTGTTTTCATCACTGCTACGTCaagatttgataaatttttatcATGGAATGCAGCAGTAGATACCTGGCTCTTGGTTTGTGCATTCTTCATTCTGTTAAACTTCACAATCATATAGCAACAACCTCACAATCATATAGGAACGGGTAGTTGAATATGTAAAAATCTTTATTCGCGTTTATCTTGAAAAGTGATTTCGTGCATCAACAGTCGCTTGTGCCACTTTGTGGAATCGGCGACGTCACGCGACAGCCATTTAGCATCTACTTtgattatcataatcataattcatccttcataaatcttttttttttctttttatctctctCATCATAGTCTTATTATGATGAGATGATATGACTTGAGTATGTTCTTCCAGGGGTGAGGGGTTTATACAATTGCTCCTAAATGTGAGTGACTGTAATATGACAAGCCATCTATGATTTCTAATgattttaaagggatgctcccgGCCTGAAATATTTATAGCAATATagagagtaaaattcacacataaaaatgctgaaaatttcatcaaaattggacaaccaatgaagttattgaattttaaacatttgtattattccggtgaaacagttctaggcatgtcatcagggatattcattaggtgggctgatgacgtcacattcccactttcctctttcttatgttattacatgaaatcatatgtGCATGTGATGTGTcaccatttttatgaaataagttgcagtaagtaataactaatgcacttagtcagttgtcaatccaactgTTTAAGTTCTTGGTaggaaaattttaaataaacctaatttcatataatacaatacaaaagaacaagtggggatatgtcatcatcagcccaccaaatgaatattaatgaagacatgcctagaactgttttacaagaataatgtaaatctttgaaattcattaacttcattatttgttatctgattttgatgaaattttcagcattttgctctgtgaagttt encodes:
- the LOC121416046 gene encoding synaptotagmin-5-like isoform X2, producing MINMVSLTLLFAISTAIAVAISVSLFIFICCCMRARRTQRRQKRREKLERALAVTPLRSDFFKKGDEDYPKTIQVPRQDPVDDSPFSDVPTDDQGIEATDQADCDNYGRSQSWAPMTSTNLIAVDPQRRQTLAVVSLSPSSSDSSLASCSSENDLEQLGRDSEWTVYQGGNEKPVVNFSLYHSTQDRTLFVCLKSVSGLARKYYPGCTSFLKVSLLPKYRDGFRTEMVRKSLNPHFNESFQFCKLTPAEVQGSFLKIKLYVREKWNRKDRFSGEVFAECHQLLTKSDSLLEFQRTFSVKRTKLPKKNLKRMRSKSTSEATSNRPYLGDLFVALQYQPQADRLKVMVRKAENLLVDSVLPGSGDIYVTVRLMKHGEIVDEYSTQRRSGTSPIWNQPFLFHPKQDEIEQHSILLAINRGRRLATDVMVGKIEIGRQFGETGVAHWTEMLQPRGLEVAKWHRIKPPFS
- the LOC121416046 gene encoding synaptotagmin-5-like isoform X1; translated protein: MINMVSLTLLFAISTAIAVAISVSLFIFICCCMRARRTQRRQKRREKLERALAVTPLRSDFFKKGDEDYPKTIQVPRQDPVDDSPFSDVPTDDQGIEATDQADCDNYGRSQSWAPMTSTNLIAVDPQRRQTLAVVSLSPSSSDSSLASCSSENDLEQLGRDSEWTVYQGGNEKPVVNFSLYHSTQDRTLFVCLKSVSGLARKYYPGCTSFLKVSLLPKYRDGFRTEMVRKSLNPHFNESFQFCKLTPAEVQGSFLKIKLYVREKWNRKDRFSGEVFAECHQLLTKSDSLLEFQRTFSVKRTKLPKKNLKRPSLPCMKQMRSKSTSEATSNRPYLGDLFVALQYQPQADRLKVMVRKAENLLVDSVLPGSGDIYVTVRLMKHGEIVDEYSTQRRSGTSPIWNQPFLFHPKQDEIEQHSILLAINRGRRLATDVMVGKIEIGRQFGETGVAHWTEMLQPRGLEVAKWHRIKPPFS